A DNA window from Impatiens glandulifera chromosome 7, dImpGla2.1, whole genome shotgun sequence contains the following coding sequences:
- the LOC124909710 gene encoding cytokinin hydroxylase-like, whose product MVVFVLTFATILVLLWVAVNSLWVFPRKIYKKLRKNGFDGPKPIFPLGNISEIRQSYDQRDIVKFLPSSVISHDIHSSVFPYFYRWQSIYGKVFIYWLGTEPFLYTADPEFLRKMASIVKGKDWGKPTVFKKDRQPMFGNGLVMVEGQKWLTHRRVISLAFSPPNLHAMTSLMLESTRKMLDRWGALVALGKSEIDAEAELSITTGEIIARITFGLDHKNGREVFEKLRTMQKVLFSANRFVGVPFSRLVQPNKVHQAYRLGKDIDRLILSIIKERKEWDISGKENVGVHKDLLGAMLQGNKHSDDHVFSERELLDECKTFFFGGHETTALLITWTLLVLAAYPTWQDQLREEVKQVVGDNNIIDANMLSKLTKMRWVQNEVLRLYSPAPNAQRQSREDISIENNVIPKGTNIWIDVVSMHHDKSLWGDDVMEFKPQRFQNDPLYGGCKHKMGFLPFGFGGRMCVGRNLSMMEYKIILSQILTQFSFSVSSNYIHSPVHMLSLRPTHGLPLIFKSL is encoded by the exons ATGGTTGTATTTGTGTTAACTTTTGCAACTATTTTGGTTTTGCTATGGGTAGCGGTTAATTCGCTGTGGGTTTTTCCTAGAAAGATCTATAAGAAGTTGAGAAAGAATGGTTTTGACGGTCCGAAGCCAATTTTCCCTCTTGGAAATATCAGTGAGATAAGACAGAGTTATGATCAGAGAGATATTGTTAAGTTCCTTCCTTCTTCTGTCATCTCTCATGACATACATTCCTCGGTCTTTCCCTACTTCTACCGTTGGCAATCTATTTATG gGAAGGTGTTCATCTACTGGTTAGGAACAGAGCCATTTCTCTATACAGCAGATCCAGAATTCCTAAGAAAGATGGCGTCCATAGTGAAGGGAAAAGACTGGGGAAAGCCAACCGTCTTCAAGAAAGATAGACAGCCCATGTTTGGAAACGGTCTTGTCATGGTGGAAGGACAAAAGTGGCTTACTCATAGGCGTGTTATCTCACTCGCGTTTTCTCCACCCAATCTCCAT GCCATGACAAGCTTAATGTTGGAATCAACAAGAAAGATGCTTGACCGATGGGGTGCACTTGTTGCTTTGGGAAAGTCAGAGATAGACGCAGAGGCAGAGCTTTCCATAACAACAGGTGAAATAATCGCTAGAATAACCTTTGGCCTAGATCATAAAAACGGAAGAGAGGTGTTCGAGAAACTAAGGACCATGCAAAAGGTGTTGTTTAGTGCTAATCGCTTTGTAGGTGTCCCTTTCTCTAGATTGGTACAACCAAACAAAGTCCATCAGGCTTATAGGCTTGGGAAAGACATCGACCGTCTGATCTTATCTATCATTAAGGAACGCAAGGAATGGGACATTAGTGGAAAAGAGAACGTGGGCGTCCACAAAGATCTCCTCGGTGCCATGTTACAGGGAAACAAACATTCAGATGATCATGTGTTTAGTGAAAGAGaattattggatgaatgcaAAACCTTCTTCTTTGGTGGGCATGAGACAACTGCGTTGTTGATTACATGGACATTATTGGTTCTTGCCGCATATCCCACCTGGCAAGATCAATTGAGAGAAGAAGTCAAACAAGTAGTTGGAGACAACAACATAATTGATGCAAATATGCTTTCTAAACTAACAAAG ATGAGATGGGTGCAAAATGAGGTTTTACGATTGTATTCACCGGCACCAAATGCGCAAAGGCAATCTAGGGAAGACATATCTATAGAAAATAATGTCATTCCAAAGGGAACAAATATATGGATCGATGTAGTGTCCATGCATCATGATAAGTCACTATGGGGAGATGATGTAATGGAGTTCAAGCCTCAGAGATTTCAAAATGACCCTTTGTATGGAGGGTGTAAGCACAAAATGGGGTTCTTGCCATTTGGTTTTGGAGGAAGAATGTGCGTGGGAAGAAACCTATCAATGATGGAGTACAAGATAATCTTGTCCCAAATCCTCACTCAATTTTCTTTCTCGGTTTCATCTAATTACATTCATTCCCCAGTTCACATGCTCTCTCTTAGGCCAACTCATGGGTTACCTCTTATTTTTAAGTCTCTTTAA
- the LOC124910649 gene encoding uncharacterized protein LOC124910649 — protein MVKLASARESRMYGPRLGRGRGENLNAALYLLATVVLAGGFVSQFSQEPKSGLVLLLIATGFIIIVNVHDLIAHLVIIDFRLRLLELDLQLALVEVAVPVVQAIGSLLFFLGILILFLQEEKAYGFFKLEKHALRLLVAGPMLWVLGSTHNSCQIYERADGHVQILQESVHVPFLMGSLLFLVGAILNYLGQKGKSLINHHGLDLLGEDWIWFGIFGSILFFTGGMNNVVKVFKMQQMEGGVRLEKLRGGAQERLEEERGGDDHFPLMLNHDHIIKIPTTDDKPPHTPSAKPRVAALTPTPYKDVLLGHPV, from the exons ATGGTGAAGCTAGCGTCGGCACGGGAGAGCCGAATGTATGGACCGCGACTGGGCCGCGGAAGAGGAGAAAACTTGAACGCCGCGCTTTACCTTCTAGCTACGGTAGTCCTGGCCGGAGGATTCGTCTCCCAGTTCTCCCAAGAACCAAAATCAGGCCTTGTTCTATTACTCATCGCGACAGGCTTCATTATTATCGTTAACGTTCACGATCTTATTGCTCATCTCGTTATCATTGATTTTCGTCTCCGATTACTTGAATTAGATTTGCAGCTAGCACTGGTTGAAGTTGCAGTTCCTGTTGTACAGGCTATCGGCTCTCTCTTGTTTTTCTTGGGAATTCTCATTCTTTTTCTTCAG GAGGAGAAGGCTTATGGCTTCTTCAAGTTGGAGAAGCATGCTCTAAGATTGCTTGTGGCGGGACCAATGTTGTGGGTCCTCGGGTCGACTCATAATTCATGCCAAATCTATGAGAGAGCAGATGGTCACGTTCAAATCTTGCAGGAGAGTGTTCATGTCCCGTTCTTGATGGGAAGCTTGTTGTTCTTAGTGGGTGCCATTCTCAATTACTTGGGACAAAAGGGAAAGAGTTTGATCAATCATCACGGTCTCGACTTATTG GGTGAGGATTGGATTTGGTTTGGAATATTTGGGAGCATATTGTTCTTCACTGGGGGAATGAACAATGTGGTGAAGGTTTTCAAAATGCAGCAAATGGAGGGAGGAGTGCGACTAGAAAAGTTGCGTGGGGGAGCTCAAGAGCGGCTAGAGGAAGAAAGGGGAGGAGACGATCATTTTCCTCTCATGTTGAATCAtgatcatataattaaaattccaaCTACTGATGATAAACCGCCACACACTCCTTCGGCCAAGCCTAGAGTGGCCGCACTTACCCCAACTCCATACAAAGACGTGCTTCTTGGCCACCCCGTCTAA